In Neomonachus schauinslandi chromosome 6, ASM220157v2, whole genome shotgun sequence, a genomic segment contains:
- the LOC110574143 gene encoding COP9 signalosome complex subunit 9-like, whose translation MKLEVDKIFPKGMGPYMDLDETEGSTGLLMNLAVNEKAVHADFLKDFVDLFDNDDIQ comes from the coding sequence ATGAAGCTGGAGGTGGACAAGATATTTCCCAAGGGCATGGGGCCATACATGGACCTGGATGAGACAGAAGGCAGCACTGGGCTCCTGATGAACTTGGCAGTCAATGAAAAGGCAGTCCATGCagactttttaaaggattttgtaGATCTCTTTGATAATGATGATATCCAGTGA